TCCTCGGACTTGGCCATGGACAATAACGCCGTCACTTCATGGCGCAGGTTATCGGTGGCCGATGCCTTGATATCACCATCGAAATCCAGCACGAACACCCGCGGTTTGCTGGGCGGCGCTTTCTTCTCCTGCTTGGCCGCCTTGGCCTCGGCCTTGCGCGTGGCCTTGAGCTGGTCCTTGGACAGCACGCTCTGCTCCAGACGCTCGCGCAGATCCTTGTAGAAGTCATTGAGCTTCTGCACCTGTAGCTGGCCACTGCCGCGCCGCCCCCTGCCGCGCGTGGCGGCGATTGCCACCAGGACCACGACGATGGCGACCACCAGGGTCAGGGTTTTCGCCAGAAAGCTGGCGTACTCGCTAAGAAACTCCACGGATCCCCCTCGGACAATGCAGCGGCGCCTGAGCGCACAAAGGCTCAAGCATACCGGCGCAGCGGCCTAGCGGCCAACCTCGGCAGCGTTGCTGCAATAGCCATACGAGCAATTCAAACAAGCGTATGTTTTTTCGTTGACAGCCCCTGAGCTTCCTCATACCCTCGCGAAACATTCAACGTGCCGGGACCAATACGGACGTGGGCAGCATCTATCTGATTCGACATGGCCAGGCCTCATTCGGTGCAGACGACTACGATGTCCTGTCTCCCGTCGGCATACGCCAGGCCGAAGTGCTGGGCGAACACCTCGAACAACTCGGTATCGCCCTCGATCGTTGCGTCAGTGGCAGCCTGCGTCGCCAGCAGCACACCGCCAACGCCGCCCTGCAGCGCATGAGCCATGCGCCGACACTGGATATAGACGAAGCCTTCAACGAATTCGACGCCGATGCAGTGATTCGTACGCTGCTGCCGGATCTGCTGCCGGAAGAGCCCGAAGCCCTGCACATTCTGCGCAACGGTGCGCAGAACCGTGCCGAGTTCCAGCGCCTGTTCGCCAGACTGATCCAGCGCTGGATTTCCGGCGAACATGACAAACCAGGCCTGCAGAGCTGGCATGCTTATGTCGAACAGGTCGAAGGCGGCCTGCGGCACATCCTCGAACAGGCCACCAGCAAACAGAACATTGCCGTGTTCACTTCCGGCGGCACCATCACTGCCCTGCTCCGTCTGATTACCGGCGTACCGGCGGCAAAGGCCTTCGAACTGAATTGGCAGATCGTCAATACCTCGCTCAGCCAGCTGAAATTCCGTGGCAGCGAGGTGAGTCTGGCTTCCTTCAACAGCCATGTGCATTTACAGCTGCTGAAGGCGCCGGAGCTCATCACCTATCGATGAGCTCCAGCCCACTGTGGCCGAGAGGCTGCGCGAAAAAACCGAAAAAGGATAAGACCATGAGTGTTGCTGACATCGCCCAAACCATGCAGTCCAAGTTCAACGCCAGCGCCGCTGCAGGCCTGGATCTGGTATTCCAATTCAACATCGAAGATGGCGAGAACTACGCGCTGATCGTCAAAGACGGCACCTGCGCCCTCGAGCAAGGCGACAACCCGAACGCCAACGTGACCCTGATCATGGACAGCGAAACCCTCAAGGGCATCGTCAGCGGCGAAACCGACGGTATGCAGGCCTTCATGGCTGGCAAGCTGCGCGCCGAAGGCGACATGATGCTGGCGATGAAGCTGGGCGAACTGTTCCCGGTCTGATCGGCGAGCTGAGCGCAAAACACGAAAACCGGAGTCCTGGCACTCCGGTTTTTTATTGCCTGCGCACAAGCGAAAGGTCAGGTTGAAGATGACTGATCAGGCAGTTTGATCGAGGTGCAACACGCCCGCCTATAACGGCGCGTATTGCTTGTGACAGCCAGGGTGCAGCATTAGATTAGCCAATTATCTGGGGCACCCATCATAAGTAGAAGGGATAAGCATGGCGCTCACTGACCAATCCACCCGCATTCGCACCGGCGAAGAGCTCGATGCTGCCATCATCGACGCCTACCTAAAAGCCAATATTCCAGGCCTGAGCGGTGAAGCGAAGATCAGCCAGTTCCCCGGCGGCGCTTCGAACC
The genomic region above belongs to Pseudomonas sediminis and contains:
- a CDS encoding histidine phosphatase family protein, which codes for MGSIYLIRHGQASFGADDYDVLSPVGIRQAEVLGEHLEQLGIALDRCVSGSLRRQQHTANAALQRMSHAPTLDIDEAFNEFDADAVIRTLLPDLLPEEPEALHILRNGAQNRAEFQRLFARLIQRWISGEHDKPGLQSWHAYVEQVEGGLRHILEQATSKQNIAVFTSGGTITALLRLITGVPAAKAFELNWQIVNTSLSQLKFRGSEVSLASFNSHVHLQLLKAPELITYR
- a CDS encoding SCP2 sterol-binding domain-containing protein, translated to MSVADIAQTMQSKFNASAAAGLDLVFQFNIEDGENYALIVKDGTCALEQGDNPNANVTLIMDSETLKGIVSGETDGMQAFMAGKLRAEGDMMLAMKLGELFPV